In Pedobacter sp. WC2423, the following are encoded in one genomic region:
- the dnaB gene encoding replicative DNA helicase yields MNTDNGTQGQDRQNFTSSRKNRVGTPMSNMGKIPPQAIDLEEAVLGALMLEKDALSTVIDILKPDVFYAEAHKKIFEAIAILFQKSKPVDILTVTSELRTLGTLEMVGGAYYITNLTNRVASAANIEYHARIISQKYIQRELIRISSEIIQNAYEDTTDIFDLLDNAEKGLFDIAQNNLRRDTQKMDEIIKQSLATLEELRTKSDGLTGVPSGFTALDRITGGWQPSDLVIIAARPAMGKTAFVLTCARNAAVEFKRPVVVFSLEMSSVQLVNRLISGETEIEQEKIRKGNLAEWEWQQLHSKIGTLTEAPLLIDDTPALNIFEFRAKCRRLKSQYDIQMIIIDYLQLMHGKGEGQSGGGNREQEIGSISRALKSVAKELNVPVLALSQLSRAVETRPGVNGKRPLLSDLRESGSIEQDADMVLFLYRPEYYGITEDESGRSQAGVGEVIIAKHRNGETGIVPLRFIGKYVKFTDLEEDFMPPNSFSMDSPAAGMLPSADFDRPSGNVIIKPSRMDDFNDDDAPF; encoded by the coding sequence ATGAATACGGATAACGGAACACAAGGTCAGGACAGGCAGAACTTTACCTCTTCCAGAAAAAACAGAGTCGGTACCCCCATGAGTAATATGGGTAAAATACCCCCGCAAGCGATAGATTTAGAAGAGGCGGTGCTCGGTGCACTGATGCTTGAAAAAGATGCGCTTTCTACTGTTATCGATATTCTGAAACCTGATGTTTTTTACGCAGAAGCACATAAAAAGATATTTGAAGCCATCGCTATTTTATTTCAGAAATCTAAACCTGTAGATATTTTAACCGTGACCTCCGAACTCAGAACATTGGGTACGCTGGAAATGGTTGGTGGAGCATATTATATCACTAACCTGACTAACCGTGTTGCTTCAGCAGCAAATATTGAATACCACGCCCGTATTATTTCACAAAAATACATTCAGCGTGAACTGATCAGGATTTCATCCGAGATTATTCAAAACGCTTACGAGGATACAACAGATATATTCGACCTGCTGGACAACGCAGAGAAAGGTCTTTTTGATATCGCTCAGAATAACCTGCGCAGAGATACTCAGAAAATGGATGAGATTATTAAACAATCTCTGGCTACGCTTGAAGAATTAAGAACAAAGTCTGACGGGTTAACAGGTGTCCCATCTGGTTTTACAGCACTTGACCGGATTACCGGCGGCTGGCAGCCTTCAGATCTGGTCATCATCGCTGCACGTCCGGCGATGGGAAAAACCGCTTTCGTACTAACCTGTGCCAGGAATGCAGCTGTTGAATTTAAACGTCCTGTAGTCGTATTCTCCCTGGAGATGTCTTCTGTACAGTTAGTGAATCGTTTAATATCCGGAGAAACAGAGATTGAACAGGAAAAAATCCGTAAAGGAAACTTAGCAGAATGGGAATGGCAGCAGTTACACAGTAAGATAGGTACGCTGACAGAAGCCCCGCTGTTAATTGATGACACCCCTGCCCTGAACATTTTTGAATTCAGAGCAAAATGCAGACGATTAAAATCACAATACGATATCCAGATGATCATCATCGATTATTTACAGTTGATGCATGGTAAAGGAGAAGGTCAAAGTGGTGGTGGTAACCGTGAACAGGAAATTGGTAGTATATCCAGAGCCCTGAAATCGGTAGCTAAAGAATTGAACGTTCCGGTTCTTGCCCTCTCGCAGTTAAGCCGTGCGGTGGAAACCAGGCCGGGAGTAAATGGTAAACGCCCACTGTTATCCGATTTGAGGGAATCCGGCTCTATTGAGCAGGATGCAGATATGGTACTCTTCCTTTATCGTCCTGAATATTATGGAATTACGGAAGATGAAAGCGGAAGATCTCAGGCTGGTGTTGGTGAAGTTATTATCGCAAAACACAGAAATGGTGAAACCGGTATTGTGCCGTTAAGATTTATCGGTAAGTATGTGAAGTTTACCGATCTTGAAGAAGACTTTATGCCACCGAACTCATTCTCTATGGACAGTCCGGCTGCCGGAATGCTGCCTTCAGCTGATTTTGACCGTCCTTCGGGTAATGTGATTATCAAGCCATCCCGTATGGATGATTTCAATGACGACGACGCCCCATTCTAA
- the rlmB gene encoding 23S rRNA (guanosine(2251)-2'-O)-methyltransferase RlmB: MENFRRSPRPKENNEFVFGIRAVIEAIKAGKDIESIYMQRGLTGEIIPELKGLLRDTDIPVHNVPVEKLNRMTQKNHQGVVAVISAITFQKIEDIIPLIYEKGEVPLILILDGITDVRNMGAIARTAACTGVHAIVVPAKNSAQINADAIKTSAGALFTIPVCRQQNLHKTALFLQECGLQIVACTEKTNDLIYAPDYTAPTAIVMGAEDEGISNDIMRMANHLAKIPMFGEIGSLNVSVSTGVILYEAIRQRGNS; encoded by the coding sequence ATGGAAAACTTTAGAAGGTCACCCAGGCCTAAAGAAAATAACGAGTTTGTTTTTGGTATACGTGCTGTAATAGAAGCAATTAAAGCTGGAAAAGATATAGAAAGCATTTACATGCAACGCGGTCTTACAGGAGAAATCATTCCTGAACTAAAAGGCTTGCTGAGAGATACTGATATTCCTGTACACAATGTTCCTGTAGAAAAGTTAAACAGAATGACGCAAAAGAACCACCAGGGTGTGGTTGCTGTAATTTCTGCGATTACTTTTCAGAAAATAGAAGATATCATTCCATTGATTTATGAAAAGGGAGAAGTTCCTTTAATCCTGATCCTGGATGGAATTACTGACGTAAGAAATATGGGTGCTATTGCCAGAACGGCTGCTTGTACTGGTGTACATGCGATTGTTGTACCGGCAAAAAATTCTGCGCAGATCAATGCAGATGCAATTAAAACTTCAGCAGGTGCATTATTTACCATTCCTGTTTGCCGTCAGCAAAATTTACACAAAACCGCTTTGTTCCTGCAGGAATGCGGCTTGCAGATTGTTGCCTGTACTGAAAAAACAAATGATTTAATTTATGCGCCGGATTATACCGCACCTACTGCCATTGTAATGGGAGCGGAGGATGAAGGAATATCAAATGATATTATGCGGATGGCTAACCATTTAGCGAAGATCCCTATGTTTGGAGAGATCGGTTCACTAAATGTTTCGGTTTCTACCGGTGTTATCCTGTATGAAGCGATCAGACAGCGCGGTAATAGTTAA
- the kdsA gene encoding 3-deoxy-8-phosphooctulonate synthase — protein MVNFELDKLKHTTSGNFFLMAGPCAIEGEEIAMRIAERIVTLTDRLEIPFIFKGSYRKANRSKGDSFTGIGDEKALKILEKVGKTFGVPTVTDIHESAEAAMAAAYVDVLQIPAFLCRQTDLLIAAAQTGKVVNVKKGQFLSAGSMRFAVEKIYEAGNKRVILTDRGNTFGYQDLIVDYRGLPEMQSFGVPVVMDVTHSLQQPNQSSGVTGGKPELIETIAKAAIAVGADGLFIETHPDPAHAKSDGANMLHLDLLEQLLVKLIKIRKAVV, from the coding sequence ATGGTCAATTTTGAATTAGATAAATTAAAACATACGACTTCCGGTAATTTCTTTTTGATGGCCGGCCCCTGTGCAATTGAAGGGGAAGAAATCGCAATGAGAATTGCGGAAAGAATTGTAACCCTAACTGATCGGTTAGAAATCCCTTTTATTTTTAAAGGTTCTTACAGAAAAGCAAACCGCTCTAAAGGTGATTCTTTTACAGGTATTGGTGATGAGAAAGCATTGAAGATCTTAGAAAAGGTTGGAAAGACTTTTGGTGTGCCAACGGTAACTGATATTCACGAAAGTGCTGAGGCTGCAATGGCCGCTGCTTATGTAGATGTATTACAGATCCCTGCATTTTTATGCAGACAAACGGATCTGCTGATTGCTGCTGCACAAACAGGGAAAGTTGTCAATGTAAAGAAAGGTCAGTTCCTTTCTGCGGGCTCCATGAGATTTGCAGTAGAGAAGATTTATGAGGCTGGCAATAAAAGGGTTATATTGACCGATAGAGGAAATACTTTCGGTTATCAGGACTTAATTGTTGACTATCGTGGTTTACCGGAAATGCAGTCTTTTGGTGTTCCTGTAGTGATGGATGTTACGCATTCTTTACAGCAGCCCAATCAAAGTTCTGGTGTAACGGGGGGGAAACCTGAGTTAATTGAGACTATTGCGAAGGCAGCAATTGCTGTTGGAGCTGATGGGTTGTTCATTGAGACACATCCTGATCCGGCTCATGCAAAATCTGATGGTGCGAATATGCTTCATCTGGATTTATTAGAGCAGTTATTAGTGAAGTTAATTAAAATTAGAAAAGCGGTAGTTTAG
- a CDS encoding Rieske (2Fe-2S) protein, producing the protein MADLRWYKIEEEIPAGDFIRQISVAGKKLCLLRHQNEIHLVQNSCPHAGGILSGGWCEHGKLICPIHRYAYDLSTGRGAEGQGDYIDLYPVKEEPDGLYAGFKQSLFSRFFGKK; encoded by the coding sequence ATGGCTGATTTACGCTGGTATAAAATTGAGGAAGAAATTCCAGCTGGAGATTTCATCCGGCAGATTAGTGTGGCGGGTAAAAAATTGTGTTTGCTCAGACATCAGAACGAAATTCACCTGGTGCAAAACTCTTGTCCGCATGCCGGTGGTATTCTGAGTGGCGGATGGTGTGAACATGGAAAATTGATCTGCCCGATCCATCGGTATGCTTATGATTTGTCAACCGGAAGAGGAGCAGAGGGACAAGGGGATTACATAGATTTATACCCCGTAAAAGAAGAACCCGATGGTTTATATGCCGGGTTTAAACAAAGCCTGTTCAGCCGGTTTTTTGGCAAAAAATAA
- the recQ gene encoding DNA helicase RecQ encodes MDVKKSLFDNLQTFFGFDNFKGDQESIITNVLERKNTFVIMPTGGGKSICYQLPALMSEGTAIVISPLIALMKNQVDQLRAFGGSDSIAHFLNSSLNKSEIAQVKSDLLSGQTKLLYVAPESLSKPDNIEFLKLITISFVAVDEAHCISEWGHDFRPEYRRIRQVISGLGPDIPIIALTATATPKVQQDIIKNLQMADATLFKSSFNRPNLFYEIRPKRDVIKEIIRYIKYNTGKSGIIYCLSRKKVEEVAEALNLNGIKALPYHAGLEPKVRADTQDKFLMEDVEVIVATIAFGMGIDKPDVRFVIHHDIPKSMEGYYQETGRAGRDGGEGVCIAFYVQKDVDKLAKFMKDKPVAEREIGTQILKEVIDYAESGVCRRKQILHYFGENFNETGCNCMCDNCKKPKTYFEAEEHLKVALTLIKNIGEKFDDAHILCVLLGMETAQTIAYEHSKLQEFGLGKVEGENLWKSLIRQAVLNNFLSKDIDNYGLLRLTNSGNDFIKNPYSLKFILNVPIESSADDDEDDVKHGSGTLDTQLLLLLKDLRKKIAKQKNVPPFVVFQDPSLEEMCTHYPIAMDELKQISGVGNGKAMKFGTPFLELIKKYVTDNDIERPIDLIIKTQANKSQLKVSIIQNVDRQIGLEDIAKSKGITYSEILKEIEAIVNSGTKLNLNYFVDEMLDDDRQDEVFDYFRAADNDSIDEALKDLGETDYTREEIQLMRIKFMSELGN; translated from the coding sequence ATGGATGTGAAAAAGTCGTTGTTTGACAACTTACAAACCTTTTTTGGTTTCGATAATTTTAAGGGGGATCAGGAATCAATTATTACCAATGTTCTTGAGCGGAAAAATACGTTTGTAATTATGCCAACGGGTGGGGGGAAATCTATCTGTTATCAATTACCAGCTTTAATGTCAGAAGGTACTGCCATCGTGATCTCACCGCTTATTGCGCTGATGAAAAATCAGGTGGATCAGCTGAGAGCTTTTGGCGGAAGTGACAGTATTGCGCACTTCCTGAATTCGTCTTTAAATAAATCGGAAATTGCCCAGGTAAAAAGCGATTTGCTGAGTGGTCAGACTAAATTATTATACGTAGCACCAGAATCATTGTCCAAGCCGGATAATATTGAATTTCTGAAGCTTATTACGATCTCTTTTGTTGCGGTTGATGAAGCTCATTGTATTTCAGAATGGGGACATGATTTTCGTCCGGAGTACCGGAGAATCCGCCAGGTGATCAGCGGCCTGGGACCAGACATCCCGATTATTGCATTAACTGCAACGGCAACACCTAAAGTGCAGCAGGATATTATTAAAAACCTGCAGATGGCTGATGCTACCTTATTTAAATCCTCGTTTAACAGGCCCAACTTATTTTATGAAATACGTCCTAAAAGGGATGTCATCAAAGAAATCATCAGGTACATTAAATACAATACAGGTAAATCCGGTATCATTTACTGTCTGAGCAGAAAAAAGGTGGAAGAAGTTGCTGAAGCATTAAATCTGAATGGGATCAAGGCTTTGCCTTACCATGCCGGATTAGAGCCTAAAGTCAGAGCAGATACACAAGACAAATTCCTGATGGAAGATGTGGAGGTTATTGTCGCTACCATAGCCTTCGGGATGGGTATTGACAAGCCTGATGTGCGTTTTGTTATTCACCACGATATTCCTAAGAGTATGGAAGGCTATTATCAGGAAACCGGAAGAGCCGGACGTGATGGCGGAGAAGGTGTTTGTATTGCTTTTTATGTACAAAAGGATGTAGATAAACTGGCTAAATTCATGAAAGATAAGCCGGTGGCCGAACGTGAAATTGGTACGCAGATTTTAAAAGAAGTTATTGATTACGCTGAATCAGGCGTATGCCGCAGAAAACAGATTTTGCACTATTTTGGAGAGAACTTCAATGAGACAGGCTGTAACTGTATGTGTGATAACTGTAAAAAGCCTAAAACATATTTTGAAGCAGAAGAGCACTTAAAGGTTGCACTGACGCTGATTAAAAATATAGGGGAGAAGTTTGATGATGCACATATCCTATGCGTTTTATTAGGGATGGAAACCGCACAGACTATCGCTTATGAGCATAGCAAATTGCAGGAGTTTGGACTGGGTAAAGTAGAAGGTGAAAATCTTTGGAAATCTTTAATCAGGCAGGCGGTACTGAATAACTTCTTATCAAAAGATATTGATAACTATGGTTTATTAAGGCTGACCAATTCGGGAAATGATTTTATCAAAAACCCTTATAGTCTTAAATTCATTCTGAATGTGCCTATTGAAAGTTCAGCAGATGATGATGAAGATGATGTAAAACATGGTAGCGGAACACTGGATACGCAATTGCTTTTATTGCTGAAAGATCTGAGAAAGAAGATCGCGAAACAGAAAAATGTTCCTCCTTTCGTCGTTTTCCAGGATCCTTCACTGGAAGAAATGTGTACCCATTATCCGATTGCAATGGATGAGCTGAAACAGATTTCGGGTGTTGGAAATGGTAAAGCCATGAAATTTGGTACGCCTTTTCTTGAACTGATCAAAAAATATGTGACAGACAATGATATTGAGCGCCCTATAGATTTAATTATTAAAACACAGGCAAATAAATCACAATTAAAGGTTTCCATTATACAAAATGTAGACAGACAGATCGGACTGGAAGATATTGCAAAATCTAAAGGAATCACTTATAGTGAAATCCTGAAAGAGATTGAAGCCATTGTAAACTCCGGAACGAAGCTGAACCTGAACTATTTTGTAGATGAAATGCTGGATGATGATCGTCAGGACGAAGTATTTGATTATTTCCGCGCGGCTGACAATGATTCAATTGATGAAGCTTTGAAAGATTTGGGAGAGACGGATTATACGCGTGAAGAGATACAATTAATGAGAATCAAGTTCATGTCAGAACTTGGAAATTAA
- a CDS encoding SIS domain-containing protein, with protein sequence MKSKKSIITAGINTLQAEAQAILGLVKHINDDFATIVERIIAGNGRVIVTGIGKSAIIAQKIVATLNSTGTPSSYMHASDAVHGDLGMIQKTDIVICISKSGNTPEIKVLAPLLKQCGALLIGMVGQLESELARHADLILNTTVAKEACPNNLAPTTSTTAQLAMGDALAVSLLLAREFSAQDFARFHPGGSLGKKLYLKVSDLAERNAKPSILADAAVKDVIIAISKNRLGAVVVVDGSQIIGIITDGDIRRMLEKYSDLTDLTAKDIMNSNPKMIDKDTLAVTAFELIRQSNITQLLITDTNGYFGIVHLHDLLHEGLL encoded by the coding sequence TTGAAAAGTAAAAAATCTATTATCACAGCGGGGATCAACACTTTACAAGCGGAAGCGCAGGCTATACTTGGGCTGGTAAAACATATAAACGACGATTTTGCAACGATTGTAGAGCGAATTATCGCCGGAAACGGCCGTGTAATTGTTACAGGAATCGGCAAAAGCGCCATTATTGCGCAGAAAATTGTTGCTACATTGAATTCTACAGGCACTCCATCAAGCTATATGCATGCTTCAGATGCAGTGCATGGAGACCTTGGAATGATACAGAAAACAGACATCGTAATCTGCATTTCCAAGAGTGGAAATACGCCCGAAATCAAGGTCCTTGCCCCTTTGCTAAAACAGTGCGGAGCTTTGCTGATCGGGATGGTCGGACAACTCGAATCTGAGCTTGCCAGGCATGCAGATCTGATTCTCAATACGACCGTAGCAAAGGAAGCTTGTCCAAATAATCTCGCCCCTACCACCAGTACTACCGCACAGCTGGCTATGGGAGATGCGCTCGCAGTAAGTTTGCTTTTAGCCAGAGAATTCAGTGCACAGGATTTTGCCCGCTTTCATCCTGGCGGATCTTTAGGAAAAAAGTTGTATCTTAAAGTTTCTGATCTGGCAGAACGCAATGCTAAACCAAGTATTCTGGCTGATGCTGCTGTAAAAGATGTTATAATTGCAATTAGTAAAAACCGTTTAGGGGCAGTCGTTGTTGTTGATGGTAGCCAAATAATTGGTATCATTACAGATGGTGATATCAGAAGAATGCTTGAAAAATATTCAGACCTGACAGACCTGACAGCAAAAGACATTATGAACAGCAATCCTAAAATGATAGATAAAGATACTTTAGCAGTAACCGCATTCGAGCTGATCAGGCAATCTAATATTACACAATTATTAATTACCGATACCAATGGTTACTTTGGTATTGTACATTTGCACGACCTTCTTCATGAAGGTTTATTATAG
- a CDS encoding mannose-1-phosphate guanylyltransferase — MNKDNYALIMAGGVGSRFWPVSRIEHPKQFIDFFGVGKTLIQSTYDRFLKICPPENIFIVTNEIYMDKVKSQLPDLPDNQILAEPIMRNTAPCIAYGSMKIAEINPDATIVVAPSDHTISNLDAFIAAIEQSLKAAKENNCLITLGIKPSRPDTGYGYIQYVETTLPTDPQFNKVKIFTEKPNLELAKSFIQSGDFLWNAGIFIWSAKAINDAFSKHLPDMYDIFHLGASLYNTPEEKAFIGNAYLQCTNISIDFAIMEKADNVYVLPADFGWSDLGTWASIYDMAEKDYVGNAVIPSEQVMMFNSSNCMVNVPEDKLVILQGLHDYIVVESNNTLLICPRSEEQSVKQIVADVKSNFGQKFI, encoded by the coding sequence ATGAACAAAGATAATTACGCCCTAATTATGGCCGGTGGCGTTGGCAGCCGTTTTTGGCCTGTAAGCAGAATCGAACATCCGAAACAGTTTATTGATTTTTTTGGTGTAGGAAAAACACTTATTCAAAGTACATATGACCGTTTTTTAAAGATATGTCCGCCAGAAAATATTTTCATTGTCACCAATGAAATTTATATGGATAAGGTAAAATCACAATTACCGGATCTTCCGGATAATCAGATTCTCGCTGAACCTATCATGAGAAATACCGCTCCTTGTATTGCTTATGGTTCTATGAAGATTGCCGAAATCAATCCCGATGCGACTATTGTTGTAGCCCCGTCTGACCATACAATCTCCAATCTGGACGCATTTATAGCCGCTATAGAGCAATCTTTAAAGGCTGCAAAGGAAAACAACTGCCTGATCACTTTAGGGATCAAGCCAAGCCGCCCTGACACTGGTTATGGATACATACAATATGTAGAAACCACCTTACCTACAGATCCACAATTCAACAAAGTAAAAATATTCACAGAGAAGCCCAATCTGGAACTGGCTAAATCATTTATACAAAGCGGTGATTTTTTATGGAACGCGGGTATTTTCATCTGGTCTGCAAAAGCCATCAATGATGCCTTCAGCAAACATTTACCGGATATGTATGATATTTTCCACCTGGGTGCTTCTTTGTACAATACACCAGAAGAAAAAGCATTTATTGGCAATGCCTATTTACAATGCACCAATATTTCGATAGACTTCGCAATTATGGAAAAAGCCGATAATGTTTATGTCCTGCCTGCCGATTTCGGATGGTCAGACCTTGGCACCTGGGCTTCTATTTACGATATGGCAGAAAAAGATTATGTAGGTAATGCAGTTATCCCTTCTGAGCAGGTGATGATGTTCAACTCCTCGAACTGCATGGTCAATGTACCTGAGGACAAACTGGTTATCCTTCAGGGCTTACATGACTATATTGTAGTGGAATCCAACAATACACTGTTGATTTGTCCCAGATCTGAAGAACAGAGCGTGAAACAAATCGTAGCAGATGTAAAGTCTAATTTTGGACAGAAATTTATCTAG
- a CDS encoding OmpA family protein — protein sequence MRKITIVFFYLLLISSTFVRAQESAVKKAQQNFEYAQKSLLAKDYSGAAQFLEDAVAADPSFQFAFVQLADIYKLRKSFEKARSNYLKAIEIQTVPLAARVYYSLGEAELNSGQYADAGKHFSLFKTTYKGKDQEMVLKAEKYIRDCNFAAVAIQKPEKYIPINLGPAINTKDREYLPALTADGSTLIFSRTADGNEDFYISRKVNKEWKTAIPLSDKINTRFNEGAQSISPDGMYLFFTGCNRPDGFGSCDLYVSHKNGNQWDTPFNLGSVVNSSSWDSQPAVTPDGNTLYFVSNRPGGIGGYDIWKTTLNGEGEWSKPVNLGPDINTIYDENTPFIHPDGKTLYFSSNGWPGMGSMDIFYSRAQADGKWGKPVNIGYPINTFNEESGLMVSPDGTEGYFSSIIRDGLGDMDIYRFKLPEAAKPLPITYVKGIVRDKETRGFLEAKVQVVNLKTKETKFNDFTSKDNGEFLAVMPLGSTYAFNAIADGYLFYSENFELNQAKPGQPYVLEIYLEKLKPGANVVLKNIFFDTNKSELLPPSITELTNLLQLLQANTSVKIEIQGHTDNEGNAEANQALSVQRSKAVYDYLITNKVNPQRLTFKGFGATKPISSNDTPAGRQQNRRTSFIITSI from the coding sequence ATGAGGAAGATTACTATAGTATTTTTTTATCTGTTATTGATCAGCAGTACTTTTGTCCGGGCACAGGAGTCTGCTGTAAAAAAAGCACAGCAGAATTTCGAATACGCACAAAAGTCACTATTAGCCAAAGATTATAGTGGTGCGGCTCAGTTTTTAGAAGATGCAGTTGCAGCAGATCCTTCTTTTCAATTTGCTTTTGTTCAACTGGCTGATATTTACAAACTGAGAAAGTCTTTTGAAAAGGCCAGGTCTAATTATTTAAAAGCGATTGAAATTCAAACAGTCCCGTTAGCGGCGAGAGTTTATTATTCTTTGGGGGAAGCAGAACTGAATAGCGGACAATACGCTGATGCGGGGAAACACTTTTCGTTATTCAAAACTACCTATAAAGGCAAAGATCAGGAAATGGTACTAAAAGCAGAAAAGTATATCCGGGATTGTAATTTTGCCGCGGTTGCCATTCAGAAACCTGAAAAATATATCCCCATAAATTTAGGCCCCGCAATAAATACCAAAGACAGAGAATATTTACCTGCACTGACCGCAGATGGCTCAACATTAATTTTTAGCCGTACAGCAGACGGAAATGAAGATTTTTACATCTCCCGTAAAGTGAATAAAGAATGGAAAACGGCAATTCCGCTAAGTGATAAAATTAATACGAGATTCAATGAAGGTGCCCAATCTATTTCTCCAGATGGAATGTACCTGTTTTTTACTGGCTGCAACCGCCCGGATGGATTTGGAAGTTGCGATTTGTATGTGAGCCATAAAAACGGAAACCAGTGGGACACCCCTTTTAACCTGGGGTCTGTAGTCAATTCCTCCTCCTGGGATTCTCAGCCCGCAGTAACTCCTGATGGAAATACACTTTATTTTGTAAGTAACCGCCCCGGAGGGATCGGTGGATATGATATTTGGAAAACCACTTTAAATGGTGAAGGAGAATGGAGTAAACCCGTAAACCTTGGGCCGGATATCAATACGATTTATGACGAAAATACACCATTTATACATCCTGATGGAAAAACCTTATACTTCTCTTCCAATGGATGGCCGGGTATGGGAAGCATGGATATTTTTTACAGCCGTGCACAAGCAGATGGAAAATGGGGTAAGCCTGTAAACATTGGCTATCCTATCAATACCTTTAATGAAGAGAGTGGATTAATGGTCAGCCCGGATGGAACTGAGGGATATTTCTCTTCCATAATAAGGGACGGTCTGGGAGATATGGATATTTACAGATTTAAATTACCAGAAGCCGCCAAACCACTACCCATTACTTATGTTAAAGGTATTGTCAGAGATAAAGAGACCCGTGGTTTTCTGGAAGCCAAAGTACAAGTGGTAAATCTGAAAACAAAAGAGACTAAATTCAATGACTTTACCTCGAAAGACAATGGTGAATTCCTGGCTGTTATGCCGCTCGGCAGTACTTATGCTTTTAACGCAATAGCTGATGGCTACCTGTTTTATTCTGAAAATTTTGAACTGAATCAGGCAAAACCCGGTCAGCCTTATGTATTGGAAATTTATCTTGAAAAACTTAAACCCGGTGCAAATGTGGTTTTAAAGAATATATTTTTCGACACCAATAAATCGGAGCTGCTTCCACCATCAATTACAGAATTAACAAATCTTTTGCAATTGCTGCAGGCTAATACTTCTGTAAAGATTGAGATCCAGGGACACACTGACAATGAAGGGAATGCAGAAGCAAATCAGGCCTTATCTGTACAGCGCTCCAAAGCAGTTTACGATTATCTGATTACAAATAAAGTAAATCCACAGCGCCTGACATTCAAAGGATTTGGTGCTACTAAACCAATTTCATCAAATGATACCCCCGCTGGTCGTCAGCAAAATCGCAGAACGTCATTCATTATTACCAGTATATAA
- a CDS encoding 7-carboxy-7-deazaguanine synthase QueE has translation MAHNIPADGTLLPLMEEFYTIQGEGFNTGKAAYFIRLGGCDVGCHWCDVKESWDAELHPLTSADAIAEKADTFPGKAVVITGGEPLIYNMDYLTKKLQEKNILTFIETSGAYPLSGSWDWICLSPKKFKAPRPDITPFANELKVIVFNKSDFEWAEKYAETVSPSCKLYLQPEWSKSKEITPMIIDYVMANPKWEISLQTHKYLNIP, from the coding sequence ATGGCACATAATATTCCAGCAGACGGCACATTGCTTCCATTAATGGAAGAGTTTTACACAATTCAGGGTGAAGGTTTTAACACAGGCAAAGCTGCCTATTTTATTCGTCTTGGAGGTTGCGATGTGGGTTGTCACTGGTGTGATGTGAAAGAAAGCTGGGATGCTGAACTTCACCCCTTAACTTCAGCTGATGCTATTGCTGAAAAAGCAGATACATTTCCTGGTAAAGCAGTAGTAATCACAGGAGGTGAACCATTGATCTATAACATGGATTACCTGACAAAAAAACTTCAGGAAAAGAACATCCTTACTTTTATTGAGACTTCAGGAGCTTATCCATTGTCAGGCAGCTGGGACTGGATCTGTTTATCTCCAAAAAAGTTCAAAGCACCGCGTCCGGACATTACTCCTTTCGCCAATGAATTGAAAGTGATTGTTTTCAATAAGAGTGATTTTGAATGGGCTGAGAAATATGCAGAAACTGTATCTCCTTCCTGCAAACTTTATCTTCAGCCGGAATGGTCTAAATCAAAAGAAATTACGCCAATGATTATAGATTATGTGATGGCTAATCCTAAATGGGAAATCTCCTTACAAACACATAAATACTTAAACATTCCTTAG